A genome region from Leifsonia sp. Root112D2 includes the following:
- a CDS encoding Mrp/NBP35 family ATP-binding protein, with amino-acid sequence MPETAPSKSHIYNALTRVIDPEIRRPITELNMVSHIEVDQARHATVDIKLTIVGCPAADTIERDVREATASVPGISGVSINVSIMSKDERKALTAKLRGGKPARVMQFGADTLTRIYAVTSGKGGVGKSTLTANLAVALAERGLAVGIVDADVYGFSIPGILGLVVDGAAPRPTRVDDMILPPVAYGVKVISIGMFVESSSAAVAWRGPMLHRTIQQFLTDVYFGDLDVLLLDLPPGTGDVAISVGQLLPHAEVIVITTPQPAAADVAERSGVVARQTGQKIFGVVENMAGLPQPDGSVLELFGSGGGAEVARRLSAGQDTPVERLGSVPLSVALRSGGDTGEPLVLSHPDDPAALAIRSIAEKMATRGRGLAGRKLGLSPS; translated from the coding sequence GTGCCTGAGACCGCGCCAAGCAAAAGTCACATATACAACGCACTCACCCGGGTGATCGACCCCGAAATCCGTCGCCCGATCACTGAGCTCAACATGGTCTCGCACATCGAGGTTGACCAAGCGCGGCACGCGACGGTGGACATCAAGCTCACCATCGTCGGATGCCCCGCGGCCGACACCATCGAACGCGACGTGCGCGAGGCCACGGCATCCGTCCCGGGCATCAGCGGCGTGAGCATCAACGTGAGCATCATGAGCAAAGACGAGCGCAAGGCGCTCACCGCGAAGCTGCGCGGGGGCAAGCCCGCCCGCGTCATGCAGTTCGGCGCGGACACCCTCACACGCATCTACGCGGTAACGAGCGGTAAGGGCGGTGTGGGCAAGTCCACACTGACGGCGAATCTTGCCGTGGCCCTTGCCGAAAGGGGTCTCGCGGTGGGAATCGTCGACGCCGACGTCTACGGTTTCTCCATTCCGGGCATCCTCGGTCTCGTGGTCGACGGCGCTGCGCCGCGTCCCACCCGCGTCGACGACATGATCCTGCCGCCGGTCGCGTACGGCGTCAAGGTCATCTCCATCGGCATGTTCGTGGAATCGTCGTCGGCCGCGGTAGCCTGGCGCGGACCCATGCTGCACCGCACCATCCAGCAGTTCCTCACGGATGTCTACTTCGGAGATCTGGACGTGCTGCTGCTCGATCTGCCGCCCGGAACCGGCGACGTCGCGATCTCGGTCGGGCAACTGCTGCCCCACGCCGAGGTGATTGTGATCACCACCCCGCAGCCGGCAGCAGCCGATGTCGCCGAGCGCAGCGGCGTGGTCGCCCGGCAGACCGGCCAGAAAATCTTCGGCGTCGTCGAGAACATGGCGGGGCTGCCGCAGCCCGATGGCAGCGTGCTGGAGCTGTTCGGCTCCGGCGGCGGCGCCGAGGTCGCCCGGCGCCTTTCCGCTGGCCAGGACACTCCGGTCGAGCGGCTTGGCTCGGTTCCGCTGAGCGTCGCGCTGCGTTCGGGCGGCGACACGGGAGAACCTCTCGTGCTCTCGCATCCTGATGACCCTGCCGCCCTCGCCATCCGCAGCATCGCCGAGAAGATGGCCACGCGCGGCCGCGGCCTCGCCGGACGCAAGCTTGGGCTGAGCCCCAGCTAA
- a CDS encoding type II toxin-antitoxin system VapC family toxin — MTPTSIVVRLLQNRRGDQPLRERFNRQRYLHAPALIDAEVNSAIRGLLLTSKPMITIDVTRAQEMLDDLADLPLVRYPMQPYQRRVLALRHNFTAYDGFYVALAESLDMPLLTDDRKYATAPSHSAVIETWP; from the coding sequence ATGACACCGACTTCGATCGTTGTGCGGCTGCTGCAGAACCGTCGGGGTGACCAACCACTGCGCGAGCGCTTCAACCGGCAGCGATACCTGCATGCTCCGGCCTTGATCGACGCAGAGGTGAACTCCGCGATCCGCGGGCTGCTGCTGACATCGAAACCGATGATCACGATCGATGTCACGCGAGCGCAGGAGATGCTCGACGACCTCGCAGACCTGCCGTTGGTGCGCTACCCGATGCAGCCATACCAGCGACGGGTTCTGGCACTGCGGCATAATTTCACCGCCTACGACGGGTTTTACGTGGCCTTGGCCGAGTCGCTGGACATGCCGCTGCTCACCGATGACCGCAAGTACGCAACGGCGCCAAGCCACAGCGCTGTTATCGAAACCTGGCCGTGA
- a CDS encoding DUF1003 domain-containing protein: MARANRSEARLDAPKGLRRTTVLPLRGNRGSNDRFGRFTEWIARAMGTPGFLFSLTLFVLAWMGWNTLAPPAWRFDSISLGFIALTLVLSLQASYAAPLILLAQNRQDDRDRVQIEQDRQRAERNLADTEYLAREVVALRLAMNDVASKDFIRAELRALLEELDRDKPAEDGAARA, encoded by the coding sequence ATGGCACGAGCTAACAGGAGCGAGGCCAGACTCGACGCGCCCAAGGGCTTGCGTCGCACCACCGTTCTGCCGTTGCGGGGCAACCGTGGCTCGAATGATCGCTTCGGTCGCTTCACCGAGTGGATCGCCCGCGCCATGGGAACGCCCGGCTTTCTCTTCAGCCTCACACTTTTCGTGCTGGCCTGGATGGGCTGGAACACGCTCGCGCCGCCTGCGTGGCGCTTCGACTCGATCTCCCTGGGCTTCATCGCCCTGACGCTCGTGCTCTCCCTGCAGGCCTCGTACGCCGCACCGCTCATTCTGCTCGCGCAGAACCGGCAGGACGACCGTGACCGGGTGCAGATCGAGCAGGACCGTCAGCGCGCCGAACGCAACCTGGCCGACACGGAATACCTGGCTCGCGAGGTGGTGGCGCTGCGGCTCGCGATGAACGACGTCGCCTCCAAGGACTTCATCCGTGCCGAGCTGCGTGCCCTGCTCGAGGAACTCGACCGCGACAAACCCGCGGAGGACGGCGCGGCCCGTGCCTGA
- a CDS encoding pyridoxal phosphate-dependent decarboxylase family protein, which yields MLRGDPNEILERLQQLRAADAPTHGGHVLSYVYDSGLAELDDLASAAMRAVQSVNGLDPTTFTSVAVMEREVIGFARDMLGGDEDVVGTVTTGGTESCLLAVKTARDVWRAGGGVGQPRLVAPVTVHAAFRKAAHYFGLSLDLVAVDAFTGAVTASDLVDRLGPDVALVVVSAPAYPFAGLDPVAEVAAACEQAGVSCHVDACIGGWVLPFWSGASLAPWDFSVPGVSSISADIHKYGYAPKGASVLLQRGRDRQRLQYFATTGWPGYPVVNPTMLGSKSAGPLAASWAIIHALGRDGFAELAASCARSTQALIELIGTIDGLRVVGTPVGPLFAVATDESVPIERRVDPHHWADAARAAGWMLQQQPGLTQGDGSCLAPTTHLTVTPVTESVLEQLFEALVRAADAVRAVPPVAAEAVLAALPAELLQELSAPDAPALDAQTAFGILRQIGLVAEGGDGGLPQQMAPFLALIEALPHPLTERLLTELLARVVEPPG from the coding sequence ATGCTGCGCGGTGACCCGAACGAGATTCTCGAACGACTGCAGCAGTTGCGCGCCGCCGATGCGCCGACCCACGGCGGGCACGTGCTCTCCTACGTCTACGATTCGGGGCTCGCCGAGCTCGACGATCTCGCATCGGCCGCCATGCGGGCGGTGCAGAGCGTCAATGGGCTGGATCCCACGACCTTCACCTCAGTGGCCGTGATGGAACGCGAGGTGATCGGCTTCGCACGCGACATGCTGGGCGGCGATGAGGATGTCGTGGGCACCGTGACCACCGGCGGCACCGAGAGCTGCCTGCTCGCGGTCAAGACTGCACGCGATGTGTGGCGGGCCGGCGGCGGCGTCGGCCAGCCGCGGCTGGTGGCGCCCGTCACCGTTCACGCGGCGTTCCGCAAGGCGGCGCACTACTTCGGGCTGAGCCTGGACCTCGTGGCGGTGGATGCTTTCACCGGTGCGGTGACGGCGTCCGATCTGGTGGACCGGCTTGGCCCGGATGTCGCACTCGTCGTGGTGTCGGCGCCCGCGTATCCATTCGCGGGGCTCGACCCGGTTGCCGAGGTCGCGGCGGCGTGCGAACAGGCCGGCGTGAGCTGCCATGTTGACGCGTGCATCGGCGGCTGGGTGCTGCCGTTCTGGTCGGGAGCGAGCCTCGCGCCGTGGGACTTCAGCGTGCCGGGCGTGAGCAGCATCTCGGCCGACATTCACAAGTACGGCTACGCGCCGAAGGGCGCCAGCGTGCTGCTGCAGCGCGGCCGCGACAGGCAGCGCCTGCAGTACTTCGCCACGACGGGCTGGCCGGGCTACCCGGTGGTGAATCCCACGATGCTCGGCTCGAAATCGGCGGGACCGCTGGCCGCATCCTGGGCGATCATCCACGCGCTGGGGCGCGACGGCTTCGCCGAGCTGGCCGCATCCTGTGCGCGCTCGACACAGGCCCTGATCGAGCTGATTGGCACCATCGACGGCTTACGCGTGGTGGGCACACCCGTCGGCCCGCTGTTCGCCGTGGCGACGGATGAGAGCGTTCCGATCGAGCGCCGCGTCGACCCGCATCACTGGGCCGATGCGGCTCGCGCCGCCGGCTGGATGCTGCAGCAGCAGCCGGGACTGACGCAGGGCGACGGCAGCTGCCTGGCGCCCACCACGCACCTCACCGTCACGCCGGTCACCGAAAGCGTTCTCGAGCAACTTTTCGAGGCACTCGTGCGCGCCGCGGATGCGGTGCGTGCGGTTCCGCCGGTGGCGGCCGAAGCGGTGCTCGCCGCGCTGCCTGCCGAGTTGCTTCAGGAGCTGAGCGCCCCGGATGCGCCCGCTCTCGATGCACAGACGGCCTTCGGCATTCTGCGTCAGATCGGGCTCGTCGCCGAGGGCGGCGATGGAGGCCTGCCACAGCAGATGGCGCCGTTCCTGGCGCTGATCGAGGCGCTGCCGCATCCGCTCACCGAACGCCTGCTCACCGAGTTGCTCGCCCGGGTCGTCGAGCCGCCGGGTTGA
- a CDS encoding O-methyltransferase, whose product MSDKVSNWKFANEIISESEVITKARQQSLELGIEPIAAAVGAQSAVIAAATGAANIVEIGTGVGVSGLWLLTGATQAMLTSIDTELDHQQHARALFTEARIAANRVRLITGRALDVLPRMNENSYDIVFVDADPQSVIEYVEHGLRLARPGGTVLVAHALWKGRVSDPTQRDDITTGYRTVVTETAASGAVISALSPIGDGLLQITKIAE is encoded by the coding sequence GTGTCAGACAAGGTATCGAACTGGAAGTTCGCCAACGAGATCATTTCCGAGAGTGAGGTAATCACCAAGGCGCGCCAGCAGTCGCTGGAATTAGGCATCGAGCCGATAGCAGCGGCGGTCGGGGCACAGAGCGCGGTTATCGCCGCCGCAACGGGGGCCGCGAACATCGTCGAGATCGGCACGGGAGTCGGCGTATCCGGCCTGTGGCTGCTGACCGGTGCCACGCAGGCCATGCTCACGTCGATCGACACCGAACTCGACCACCAGCAGCACGCACGTGCACTCTTCACCGAGGCGCGCATCGCGGCCAATCGGGTTCGCCTCATCACGGGCCGCGCGCTGGACGTGCTGCCGCGCATGAATGAGAACTCCTACGACATCGTCTTCGTCGACGCAGATCCGCAGTCCGTCATCGAGTACGTCGAACACGGGTTGCGGCTGGCCCGCCCCGGCGGCACCGTCCTGGTGGCGCACGCCCTCTGGAAGGGTCGCGTCTCAGACCCCACGCAGCGCGACGACATCACGACGGGCTATCGAACGGTGGTGACGGAGACCGCCGCATCCGGCGCCGTTATCAGCGCGCTTTCGCCCATCGGCGACGGTCTCCTGCAGATCACCAAAATCGCTGAGTAG
- a CDS encoding sec-independent translocase: MFNGLSFDKLLIVGVIAVFVLGPDRLPHYARQLARLVKSLRTMADGAKDRMREEMGPDFDDVDWKKLDPRQYDPRRIIREALLEDDEPISSGIRPAGSSDSSDAVDSAVKEPQMLEAGAHPPYDAEAT; this comes from the coding sequence ATGTTCAATGGGCTGAGTTTCGACAAGCTGCTGATCGTGGGTGTGATCGCTGTCTTTGTGCTGGGCCCTGACCGTTTGCCGCACTACGCCAGGCAACTCGCCAGGCTCGTCAAGAGCCTGCGCACCATGGCTGATGGCGCCAAGGATCGTATGCGCGAGGAGATGGGTCCAGACTTCGATGACGTCGACTGGAAGAAGCTCGATCCGCGCCAATACGATCCGCGCCGCATCATTCGTGAGGCCCTGCTCGAAGACGACGAGCCGATCTCTTCGGGCATCCGACCGGCCGGGTCGAGCGATTCGAGCGATGCTGTGGACTCCGCAGTAAAGGAACCGCAGATGCTCGAGGCCGGAGCGCATCCGCCCTACGACGCCGAGGCCACCTGA
- a CDS encoding magnesium transporter MgtE N-terminal domain-containing protein encodes MSTTRVFAARLAGCIVFDPAGDRVGKVRDVLVVYRKNDPPRVVGLIIEIPGKRRVFVSIGRVTSIGSGQIITTGLINVRRFEQRGGEVRIIAEMLGRTVVFADASGAATIEDVAIEQSRQGEWAISQLFVRRPRTSASLFAKGATAFVTWDEVSEKTERGQAQSAEQLIATYSDLKPADLANTLRDLPERRMLEVAEELPDDRLADVLEEMPESEQIQILAQLGDDRAADVLDQMQPDDAADLIAHLPEERGEHLLELMEPEEAEDVRFLLSYAPNTAGGLMTTEPVIVSADATVAEGLALIRRHDLAPALGAAICVTLPPYEAPTGRFLGVVHFQRMLRYPPHERLGTLLDPTLEPVTADTSAAEVSRILASYDLVSVPVVDDNHRLVGVVTIDDILDYLLPDDWRSHDGDDAQARAAARRKTATGSIPIKNGRRVGNGTS; translated from the coding sequence GTGAGTACCACCAGAGTCTTCGCCGCCCGATTGGCCGGGTGCATCGTTTTCGACCCCGCGGGCGACCGCGTAGGCAAGGTGCGCGATGTTCTGGTGGTCTACCGAAAAAACGACCCGCCCCGCGTGGTCGGACTCATCATTGAGATTCCGGGCAAACGACGGGTCTTCGTCTCGATCGGCCGTGTGACGAGCATCGGCTCCGGCCAGATCATCACCACGGGTCTCATCAACGTGCGTCGCTTCGAACAGCGTGGCGGCGAGGTGCGCATCATTGCCGAGATGCTCGGCCGCACCGTCGTGTTCGCCGACGCAAGCGGTGCCGCCACCATCGAAGATGTCGCCATCGAGCAATCGCGGCAGGGCGAGTGGGCCATCAGCCAGCTCTTCGTGCGACGCCCCAGGACCAGCGCCTCACTGTTTGCGAAGGGCGCAACCGCGTTCGTCACCTGGGACGAGGTGAGCGAGAAGACCGAACGCGGCCAGGCCCAGTCGGCCGAGCAGCTCATCGCCACGTACTCCGATCTCAAACCGGCCGACCTCGCGAACACCCTGCGCGACCTGCCCGAGCGTCGCATGCTTGAGGTGGCCGAGGAACTGCCCGACGACCGGCTCGCCGATGTGCTCGAGGAGATGCCCGAGAGCGAGCAGATACAGATTCTCGCCCAGCTCGGGGACGACCGCGCCGCTGACGTGCTCGACCAGATGCAGCCGGACGACGCCGCCGACCTCATCGCACACCTGCCCGAAGAGCGCGGTGAACACCTGCTCGAGTTGATGGAGCCCGAAGAGGCCGAGGACGTTCGATTTCTGCTCTCCTACGCGCCCAACACCGCGGGCGGACTCATGACAACCGAGCCGGTCATCGTCTCGGCCGATGCCACGGTGGCCGAGGGACTCGCGCTCATCCGCCGTCACGACCTCGCTCCTGCCCTCGGTGCCGCAATCTGCGTCACGCTGCCGCCATACGAGGCACCGACGGGTCGTTTTCTCGGCGTGGTGCACTTTCAGCGGATGCTGCGCTACCCGCCCCACGAACGCCTCGGCACGCTGCTCGATCCCACTCTCGAACCCGTGACGGCAGACACCTCCGCGGCCGAGGTGAGCCGCATCCTGGCCAGTTACGATCTGGTATCCGTTCCGGTTGTCGACGACAACCACCGGCTGGTCGGGGTGGTGACCATTGACGACATCCTCGACTATCTGCTGCCCGACGATTGGCGAAGTCACGACGGCGACGACGCGCAGGCACGCGCGGCGGCACGCCGTAAAACAGCGACAGGAAGTATCCCGATAAAGAACGGACGGAGGGTCGGAAATGGCACGAGCTAA
- the dapE gene encoding succinyl-diaminopimelate desuccinylase — protein sequence MPLDLSATSADLTRQLCDIESVSGNEATLADEIEAALSGLSHLEVIRDGDTVVARTALGRAQRVMIAGHVDTVPVNNNLPTRSETIDGVDYLWGRGTVDMKAGVAVQLKLAAELTEPVVDVTWMWYDHEEVEASLNGLGRLAAHRPDLFEGDFAILGEPTNSTVEGGCNGNIRIEVRTFGLRAHSARAWVGENAIHKAAPILNLLAAYMPREVEVEGLVYREGLNAVGITGGIAGNIIPDECMVHINYRFAPDRTAAEAIEYLRGLFSEYDVTVIDEADGARPGLDAPLAQDFLAAVGGEARPKYGWTDVARFSALGVPAVNYGPGDALKAHADDERVALAQIADCEAGLRAWLTASGRLG from the coding sequence GTGCCCCTCGACCTCAGCGCGACCTCAGCCGATCTCACCCGCCAGCTCTGCGACATTGAGTCCGTCTCGGGCAACGAGGCGACGCTCGCCGACGAGATCGAGGCCGCGTTGAGCGGGCTCAGCCACCTTGAGGTGATTCGCGATGGCGACACCGTGGTGGCACGCACCGCCCTCGGCCGGGCGCAGCGTGTGATGATTGCCGGACACGTCGATACGGTGCCGGTGAACAACAATTTGCCGACCCGCTCCGAGACGATCGACGGTGTCGACTACCTCTGGGGTCGTGGCACGGTGGACATGAAGGCCGGCGTTGCCGTGCAGCTCAAGCTGGCCGCAGAACTCACCGAACCCGTCGTCGACGTGACGTGGATGTGGTACGACCATGAAGAGGTCGAAGCCAGTCTCAACGGCCTCGGGCGCCTCGCGGCCCATCGCCCCGATCTCTTCGAGGGTGACTTCGCCATTCTCGGAGAACCCACCAACAGCACCGTCGAGGGCGGCTGCAACGGCAACATCCGCATCGAGGTGCGCACCTTCGGCCTGCGGGCGCATTCGGCGCGCGCGTGGGTGGGCGAGAATGCCATACACAAGGCCGCGCCGATACTTAACTTGCTCGCGGCATACATGCCACGCGAGGTGGAGGTCGAGGGGCTCGTCTATCGCGAGGGGCTCAACGCCGTAGGAATCACGGGCGGAATCGCGGGCAACATCATTCCCGATGAGTGCATGGTGCACATCAACTACCGTTTCGCGCCCGATCGCACGGCCGCCGAAGCGATCGAGTATCTGCGCGGGCTGTTCAGTGAGTACGACGTCACCGTCATCGACGAGGCCGACGGCGCGCGCCCCGGGCTCGATGCGCCGCTGGCCCAGGACTTTCTTGCGGCGGTCGGGGGAGAGGCGCGCCCCAAATACGGCTGGACAGATGTCGCGCGCTTCTCCGCGCTCGGCGTGCCCGCCGTCAACTACGGTCCTGGTGACGCCCTCAAGGCGCACGCGGACGACGAGCGCGTCGCCCTGGCGCAGATCGCCGACTGCGAGGCGGGTCTGCGTGCGTGGCTGACCGCCTCGGGTCGCCTTGGCTGA
- a CDS encoding MFS transporter, producing MTATERSLARPTVVQYAIGSLGTGGFSTLPGLVLVYYLTDTLGVAALAAGVLVTAAKVWDVIIDPVIGALSDRSLLWRGTRRRMMLLGSVALPLFFILTFAVPAGMAPVAAGLWVLLAFLLTATAFSLFQVPYIALPAELADGYDQRTRLLTWRVVVLTLAILLFGAGGPALRALGGNGHAGYLLMAVVAGLVIGVGLFVSSFVAPTRVRLDALSDASRVSIAQHYAAGIRALRTSQPFRALLLTFLLQGLATGVMLAGANYVATYVLHSEDAVTFLFVALIGPALLVTPLWGVISRRVGKERGFLAASILFALAALSMVFLLWSPGAWVYLPVALVGAGYAGMQSLPMAMLPDVISHDATRNGPGRAGIFGGMWTAGETTGMALGATVLTVVLAITGYQQHTGGAGITQSSIAVAGIVLSFSIVPAAIVALSLIPLTRYRLRKGDIDAAR from the coding sequence ATGACCGCAACGGAGCGCTCACTGGCCCGCCCCACCGTCGTGCAATATGCCATCGGTTCCCTCGGCACGGGCGGATTCTCAACGCTCCCCGGTCTCGTGCTCGTCTACTACCTCACCGACACCCTCGGCGTGGCGGCGCTCGCCGCCGGCGTGCTCGTGACGGCCGCGAAGGTGTGGGACGTGATCATCGACCCGGTGATCGGCGCGCTCAGCGACCGCAGCCTGCTGTGGCGTGGCACACGGCGCCGCATGATGCTTCTCGGCTCGGTTGCGCTTCCGCTGTTCTTCATTCTCACCTTCGCGGTGCCGGCCGGAATGGCGCCGGTGGCCGCCGGTCTCTGGGTGCTGCTGGCGTTCCTGCTCACGGCAACGGCCTTCAGCCTGTTCCAGGTGCCGTATATCGCCCTGCCTGCCGAACTCGCCGACGGCTACGATCAGCGCACGCGGCTGCTCACCTGGCGGGTGGTGGTGCTCACTCTCGCGATCCTGCTGTTCGGGGCGGGCGGCCCGGCGCTGCGTGCGCTCGGCGGCAACGGCCACGCCGGCTACCTGCTCATGGCGGTGGTCGCCGGCCTGGTGATCGGCGTCGGCCTTTTCGTGTCGAGTTTCGTCGCACCGACGCGGGTGCGTCTCGATGCGCTGTCGGATGCCTCGCGCGTCTCGATAGCGCAGCACTACGCCGCCGGCATCCGCGCGCTGCGAACCAGCCAGCCGTTTCGGGCCCTGCTGCTCACCTTTCTGCTGCAGGGACTGGCGACCGGCGTGATGCTGGCCGGCGCCAACTACGTGGCCACCTACGTTCTGCACTCCGAAGACGCCGTGACGTTTCTCTTCGTGGCGCTCATCGGCCCTGCCCTGCTCGTGACGCCGCTGTGGGGTGTGATCTCGCGGCGTGTCGGCAAGGAGCGCGGTTTTCTGGCGGCGAGCATCCTGTTCGCGCTGGCAGCGCTCTCGATGGTGTTTCTGCTGTGGTCGCCGGGTGCCTGGGTGTATCTGCCTGTCGCGCTCGTCGGCGCGGGCTATGCGGGCATGCAATCGCTGCCGATGGCGATGCTTCCCGACGTGATCTCGCACGACGCCACGCGCAACGGGCCTGGGCGTGCCGGCATCTTCGGCGGCATGTGGACGGCGGGGGAGACCACGGGCATGGCGCTCGGGGCGACCGTGCTGACCGTTGTCCTGGCGATCACTGGCTACCAGCAGCACACCGGTGGCGCCGGTATCACGCAATCGTCGATCGCCGTCGCGGGAATAGTGCTGAGTTTTAGCATCGTGCCCGCGGCGATAGTGGCGCTGAGCCTCATTCCGTTGACCCGTTATCGACTGCGAAAGGGAGACATTGATGCTGCGCGGTGA
- a CDS encoding DUF3117 domain-containing protein: MAAMKPRTGDGPMEAVKEGRLIIVRVPLEGGGRLVVSVNDAEAKELHDALASVVKPS; this comes from the coding sequence ATGGCGGCCATGAAGCCGAGGACCGGAGACGGGCCAATGGAGGCTGTGAAAGAGGGTCGGCTCATCATCGTGCGCGTGCCGCTCGAAGGTGGAGGCCGACTTGTCGTCTCCGTGAACGATGCAGAAGCCAAGGAACTTCACGACGCCCTCGCGAGCGTCGTGAAGCCGAGCTAG
- a CDS encoding general stress protein, with protein sequence MSNQSPFGRRGQAAFPTLPRGEVVGTYETYPEAQSAVDVLARADFPVNKLSIVGSDLKTVERVTGKLSWGRVALAGAASGAWLGIFFGLLLVIFSPTTNFGFIIAAVLIGAGFGMLFGVVSYAINRRRRDFTSMTQVLASSYQVIVAPDLANRARNLIGQGDAAPAHAPDATPHPSDPPPAFEPAPGDAEPPAETPPAERPQGPYGERTE encoded by the coding sequence ATGAGCAATCAGAGCCCGTTCGGCAGGCGCGGTCAGGCGGCATTCCCCACGCTTCCCCGGGGCGAGGTCGTGGGAACATACGAGACGTATCCGGAGGCGCAGAGCGCCGTCGATGTGCTTGCGCGCGCCGATTTTCCGGTGAACAAGCTCTCCATCGTCGGCAGCGACCTGAAGACGGTCGAACGCGTGACGGGAAAGCTCAGCTGGGGGCGCGTCGCGCTGGCCGGCGCGGCATCCGGAGCCTGGCTCGGAATCTTCTTCGGGCTACTGCTGGTGATCTTCTCGCCGACCACGAATTTCGGCTTCATCATCGCTGCCGTGCTCATCGGCGCCGGCTTCGGCATGCTCTTCGGTGTCGTCTCGTACGCCATCAATCGTCGTCGTCGTGACTTCACCTCGATGACGCAGGTGCTGGCATCCAGCTACCAGGTGATAGTGGCGCCGGATCTGGCGAATCGCGCGCGCAACCTGATCGGGCAGGGCGACGCGGCTCCTGCACACGCACCGGATGCGACGCCGCACCCCTCCGACCCGCCGCCGGCGTTCGAGCCGGCCCCCGGTGACGCCGAGCCGCCCGCCGAGACACCGCCCGCTGAGCGCCCGCAGGGCCCATACGGCGAACGCACCGAGTAG